Proteins encoded within one genomic window of Microbacterium soli:
- a CDS encoding PadR family transcriptional regulator yields MTVDVGAQMRKGVVEYCVLGLLSREPMYGWQLADALTAPGLIASIGTLYPLLGRLRDNGWVTTFERPSGTGPVRRYYRLTDAGVGQLALFRTQWRPFAQTVSHLVGEETS; encoded by the coding sequence ATGACAGTGGACGTGGGGGCGCAGATGCGCAAGGGGGTGGTCGAGTACTGCGTGCTGGGCCTGCTCTCCCGCGAGCCGATGTACGGCTGGCAGCTGGCCGACGCGCTCACCGCACCGGGGCTCATCGCCAGCATCGGCACCCTGTATCCGCTGCTGGGCCGCCTGCGCGACAACGGCTGGGTGACGACCTTCGAGCGCCCTTCCGGCACCGGGCCCGTGCGCAGGTACTACCGGCTCACGGATGCCGGCGTCGGCCAGCTCGCGCTGTTCCGCACGCAGTGGCGTCCCTTCGCGCAGACCGTTTCGCACCTCGTGGGAGAGGAAACCTCATGA
- a CDS encoding GntR family transcriptional regulator yields MAVWGVGMMAGVERPRTGIRDNEVKKHLLAEGVFQLIAERIIDGDLAPGARIRDADLAAELSVSRTPVREALQRLERIGLVVMYPSRYTEVSSVTDDSVHAAREFAGYQAGIIARLACPRLTEDDLETLSELISEVSQHIDDPVACSQARHRVIDHLAAHAGNPLQQTLIDDATPALARALRALPLTPEQRPRVLTAYGRLEDALRGRNADAAERAFRAVYDVA; encoded by the coding sequence ATGGCTGTCTGGGGAGTGGGGATGATGGCGGGTGTCGAGCGACCGCGGACGGGGATCCGCGACAACGAGGTCAAGAAGCATCTGCTGGCCGAAGGAGTGTTCCAGCTCATCGCCGAGCGCATCATCGACGGCGACCTCGCCCCGGGCGCCCGGATCAGGGACGCCGACCTGGCCGCGGAGCTCTCCGTCTCGCGCACACCCGTGCGCGAGGCGCTGCAGCGGCTCGAGCGCATCGGACTGGTCGTGATGTATCCCAGTCGGTACACCGAGGTCAGCAGCGTCACAGACGACTCGGTGCACGCCGCGAGGGAGTTCGCCGGGTACCAGGCGGGCATCATCGCACGCCTTGCCTGCCCCCGGCTGACCGAGGATGATCTGGAGACGCTGTCGGAGCTGATCTCCGAGGTCTCACAGCACATCGACGACCCTGTGGCGTGCTCGCAGGCGCGGCATCGGGTCATCGACCACCTCGCCGCGCACGCGGGCAACCCGCTGCAGCAGACCCTGATCGACGACGCGACCCCCGCCCTGGCCAGAGCCCTGCGCGCTCTCCCCCTCACGCCGGAGCAGCGGCCGCGGGTGCTGACCGCGTACGGACGACTCGAGGACGCCCTGCGCGGCCGGAACGCGGATGCCGCGGAGCGCGCTTTCCGAGCGGTCTACGACGTCGCCTGA
- a CDS encoding polyprenyl synthetase family protein → MTSSPESPGPRLASRLGFSDRVFLGTAGRRIAAHVEEGLDLVETGLAEELRIADPVADAAARYLYEAGGKRIRPVLTLLTAQLGQGNVPAVIDVAKALELTHLGSLYHDDVMDGADTRRGVPAAHGVWGNNVAILTGDILFSRASQIMSRYGERAMRLQADTFERLVLGQMHETVGVQAGDDPIEFYIQVLADKTGSLIAAATQGGVIFSDAPAEYEEPLRDYGEKVGVAFQLLDDVIDLSADAAETGKVPGTDLRAGVPTMPSLLLNTGTEPADIDLSVRIDEGVARIAEGADPAVLDGPLAELRDHDATRRTMELARAWTADAVAALAPLPRGPVRESLTRFAQTLADRSS, encoded by the coding sequence GTGACTTCGAGCCCAGAATCCCCGGGCCCGCGACTGGCGAGCCGTCTCGGCTTCAGCGACCGCGTCTTCCTCGGCACCGCAGGACGCCGCATCGCCGCACATGTCGAAGAGGGCCTCGACCTCGTGGAGACGGGCCTCGCGGAGGAGCTGAGGATCGCGGATCCTGTGGCGGACGCCGCCGCCCGCTACCTGTACGAGGCCGGTGGAAAGCGCATCCGGCCCGTCCTCACGCTGCTGACCGCGCAGCTGGGGCAGGGCAATGTGCCCGCCGTCATAGACGTCGCCAAGGCGCTGGAGTTGACCCACCTCGGCTCCCTGTACCACGACGATGTCATGGACGGCGCCGACACCCGTCGGGGCGTGCCGGCCGCGCACGGCGTGTGGGGCAACAACGTCGCCATCCTCACCGGCGACATCCTGTTCTCGCGGGCCAGTCAGATCATGTCCCGTTATGGCGAGCGCGCCATGCGTCTGCAGGCCGACACGTTCGAGCGCCTGGTGCTCGGGCAGATGCACGAGACCGTGGGCGTCCAGGCGGGAGACGACCCCATCGAGTTCTACATCCAGGTGCTCGCGGACAAGACCGGCTCGCTCATCGCCGCCGCGACGCAGGGCGGCGTGATCTTCTCCGACGCTCCGGCCGAGTACGAAGAGCCGCTGCGCGACTACGGTGAGAAGGTCGGGGTGGCGTTCCAGCTGCTCGACGACGTCATCGACCTCTCCGCGGACGCCGCCGAGACCGGGAAGGTCCCCGGCACCGACCTGCGCGCAGGCGTGCCGACGATGCCATCCCTGCTGCTGAACACCGGCACGGAGCCCGCCGACATCGACCTGTCCGTGCGCATCGACGAGGGCGTCGCGCGCATCGCGGAGGGAGCCGATCCCGCGGTCCTCGACGGCCCGCTCGCCGAGCTCCGCGACCACGACGCCACCCGCCGCACCATGGAGCTGGCCCGTGCCTGGACGGCCGACGCCGTCGCCGCACTGGCGCCGCTGCCCCGCGGCCCGGTGCGCGAATCGCTCACGCGGTTCGCGCAGACTCTCGCTGACCGCAGCAGCTGA
- a CDS encoding YajQ family cyclic di-GMP-binding protein: protein MADSSFDIVSKVDHQEAENAVNQARKEVEQRYDFKGTDASVAWSGEQILIKANTEERARAVLDVLQSKLIKRGISLKSLDSGEPFASGKEYRIVSSLKNGISSENAKKISRIIRDEGPKGVKSQIQGDELRVQSKSRDALQSVIALLKGSDLDIDLQFINYR, encoded by the coding sequence ATGGCTGACTCATCGTTCGACATCGTCTCCAAGGTCGACCATCAGGAGGCGGAAAACGCAGTGAACCAGGCTCGCAAAGAGGTCGAGCAGCGCTACGACTTCAAGGGCACCGACGCCTCCGTGGCGTGGAGCGGCGAGCAGATCCTCATCAAGGCCAACACCGAGGAGCGCGCCAGGGCTGTGCTGGATGTCCTGCAGTCCAAGCTCATCAAGCGCGGCATCTCGCTGAAGAGCCTCGACTCCGGCGAGCCCTTCGCGAGCGGCAAGGAGTACCGCATCGTCTCCTCCCTCAAGAACGGGATCTCCAGCGAGAACGCCAAGAAGATCAGCCGGATCATCCGCGATGAGGGTCCCAAGGGCGTGAAGAGCCAGATCCAGGGCGACGAGCTTCGCGTGCAGTCCAAGAGCCGCGACGCCCTGCAGTCCGTGATCGCGCTGCTGAAGGGCAGCGACCTCGACATCGACCTGCAGTTCATCAACTACCGGTAG
- a CDS encoding alpha/beta hydrolase, whose protein sequence is MDAAGGWIPDVLGEEFERLTLPLGSDAEGEVVATLVRALPDAVPWWRIRRRAASLADVDVLYVHGWSDYFFQKRLARFWTSRGARFFALDLRKYGRSLRPGQTPGFITDLAEYDTDIAAALDARGAADGRRLVLLGHSTGGLVLSLWAARHPGRAAAVILNSPWLEFQLGAARPAIAPVVELQARWWPMDAAPQVDLGFYTRAQNEVADPLDPMEIDLAWRPVQSMTVHAAWLHAVLQGHRAVAAGLDIEAPVCVLLSARTAVPRRWSDELTRADSVLVVDEIARAALKLGSSVTIERIDGALHDVFLSRHEAREEAYARLDRWVAGWALSRRRPGTSRGGRSQATS, encoded by the coding sequence ATGGACGCAGCAGGCGGGTGGATTCCGGACGTCCTGGGCGAGGAGTTCGAGCGGCTGACGCTTCCGCTGGGATCGGACGCCGAGGGCGAGGTCGTGGCGACGCTCGTGCGTGCGCTCCCGGATGCCGTGCCCTGGTGGCGCATTCGTCGTCGGGCCGCTTCGTTGGCGGACGTCGACGTGCTGTACGTGCATGGGTGGTCGGACTACTTCTTCCAGAAGCGTCTCGCCCGGTTCTGGACCTCGCGCGGTGCCCGGTTCTTCGCGCTGGACCTGCGCAAGTACGGTCGAAGTCTGCGGCCGGGCCAGACGCCCGGCTTCATCACGGACCTCGCCGAGTACGACACGGACATCGCCGCGGCGCTGGATGCCAGGGGAGCGGCCGACGGGCGTCGGCTCGTGCTGCTGGGGCATTCGACGGGCGGTCTGGTGCTCAGCCTGTGGGCGGCACGGCACCCGGGCCGGGCGGCCGCTGTGATCCTCAATTCGCCGTGGCTGGAGTTCCAGCTCGGCGCCGCACGCCCGGCGATCGCGCCGGTGGTCGAGCTGCAGGCGAGATGGTGGCCGATGGACGCGGCACCGCAGGTCGATCTGGGCTTCTACACGCGCGCGCAGAACGAAGTCGCCGATCCGTTGGATCCGATGGAGATCGACCTGGCCTGGCGGCCCGTGCAGTCCATGACCGTGCACGCGGCGTGGCTGCACGCCGTGCTGCAGGGCCATCGTGCGGTCGCGGCGGGGCTGGACATCGAGGCGCCGGTGTGCGTGCTCCTCTCCGCCCGGACGGCCGTGCCCCGGCGCTGGTCCGATGAGCTGACGCGCGCGGACAGCGTGCTGGTCGTCGACGAGATCGCCCGCGCGGCGCTGAAGCTCGGCTCGTCGGTGACGATCGAGCGCATCGACGGAGCGCTGCACGACGTGTTCCTCTCCCGGCATGAGGCGAGGGAGGAGGCCTACGCACGGCTGGACCGCTGGGTCGCCGGATGGGCGCTCTCGCGCCGACGCCCTGGGACCTCCCGCGGCGGGCGGAGTCAGGCGACGTCGTAG
- a CDS encoding isochorismate synthase, with protein MSSIRLVAQTREIPPVDDLLAHTSASAPIAWLRRGEGIVAAGDGTAATLRVEAGDGGPRSGVVAAAWREAMAASEIDDPLALPGTGPVGFGALPFDEDSVSAGVLIVPRTVIGWRDGRSWITRIRRAEEDDFAPVPEPAGFAPHWAGRVGPGAQTPQAYQDAVRAALDEIAAGAYSKVVLARDVTGTVPGDADLRRLVRALSTDYPDTWTFAVDGLIGASPETLVTTHTRTVTARVLAGTTGRGADPDADAAASSALAVSAKDLDEHSYAVRSVLAALRPHTRTLTASDEPFVLELPNLFHLATDVRGELLDGESSLDLVGAMHPTAAVAGSPTDAAVAAIRRLEPFDRGRYAGPVGWIDASGDGEWAIALRCAQFGDVPDDESGVRRVTAYAGAGIVAGSDPESELLETRVKFRPLIDALA; from the coding sequence GTGAGCAGCATCCGCCTGGTCGCGCAGACCCGCGAGATCCCACCCGTCGATGATCTGCTGGCACACACCTCCGCCTCCGCACCGATCGCCTGGCTGCGTCGTGGCGAGGGCATCGTGGCGGCCGGCGACGGGACCGCCGCGACCCTTCGCGTGGAAGCGGGCGACGGCGGGCCGCGCTCGGGCGTCGTCGCGGCAGCCTGGCGTGAGGCCATGGCGGCGTCCGAGATCGACGACCCCCTGGCTCTGCCCGGCACGGGGCCGGTGGGTTTCGGGGCGCTCCCCTTCGACGAGGACTCGGTTTCCGCCGGGGTCCTCATCGTGCCGCGCACCGTGATCGGATGGCGGGACGGACGCAGCTGGATCACCCGCATCCGCCGGGCCGAGGAGGACGACTTCGCGCCCGTGCCCGAGCCTGCGGGCTTCGCCCCGCACTGGGCCGGCCGCGTCGGCCCCGGTGCGCAGACCCCGCAGGCGTATCAGGACGCCGTGCGCGCGGCGTTGGACGAGATCGCCGCAGGCGCGTACAGCAAGGTCGTGCTCGCGCGCGACGTGACCGGCACCGTTCCCGGCGATGCGGATCTGCGCCGTCTCGTGCGCGCACTGTCCACCGACTACCCCGACACATGGACGTTCGCCGTCGACGGGCTCATCGGCGCGAGTCCGGAGACGCTCGTCACCACGCACACCCGCACGGTCACAGCGCGGGTGCTGGCGGGCACCACCGGACGCGGCGCGGATCCGGATGCCGACGCCGCGGCGTCCTCGGCGCTGGCCGTCAGCGCCAAGGACCTCGACGAGCACAGCTACGCCGTCCGCAGCGTGCTCGCCGCCCTGCGCCCGCACACCCGCACGCTCACGGCCAGTGATGAGCCGTTCGTGCTGGAGCTCCCCAACCTCTTCCATCTCGCCACGGACGTGCGCGGCGAGCTCCTCGACGGGGAGTCCTCCCTCGACCTCGTCGGCGCCATGCATCCGACCGCGGCCGTCGCGGGGTCGCCCACGGACGCCGCCGTCGCGGCGATCCGGCGACTGGAGCCCTTCGACCGGGGTCGCTACGCGGGGCCGGTCGGCTGGATCGATGCGTCCGGCGACGGCGAGTGGGCGATCGCGCTGCGGTGCGCGCAGTTCGGCGACGTCCCCGACGACGAGTCCGGCGTGCGCCGGGTGACGGCGTACGCGGGAGCCGGCATCGTGGCGGGCAGCGACCCCGAGTCCGAGCTGCTGGAGACCCGAGTGAAGTTCCGCCCGCTCATCGACGCGCTCGCCTGA
- a CDS encoding HAAS signaling domain-containing protein, with protein MMTAVSDYLARLDVALRDVPHGVAAEIRAGIAEELSSLDAEAAEARIAQLGDPGVIAREAMDAGAYAASMAPPPAASAPPSSAGRGPASRTRGFAIVAALVLSFGGYIVPLVGWFVGVALVLMSTMWRAWEKTVAILAPVVFFAILLLFSLPASVTVSSGEVHEVSGDGAAEVATPLIPTAYDFSWSSLVLLLVLVIPASGLWLLWRMRGRTAS; from the coding sequence ATGATGACAGCCGTCTCCGACTACCTCGCCCGGCTCGACGTCGCGCTGCGGGATGTGCCGCACGGCGTCGCCGCGGAGATCCGCGCGGGCATCGCCGAAGAACTCTCCAGCCTGGATGCGGAGGCCGCCGAGGCCCGCATCGCGCAACTGGGTGATCCCGGCGTGATCGCCCGGGAGGCGATGGATGCAGGCGCGTACGCGGCTTCGATGGCACCGCCGCCCGCGGCATCCGCACCGCCGTCCTCAGCCGGCCGAGGCCCTGCGAGCCGCACGCGCGGCTTCGCGATCGTCGCCGCGCTGGTGCTGAGCTTCGGCGGCTACATCGTGCCGCTGGTGGGTTGGTTCGTGGGTGTGGCGCTCGTGCTCATGAGCACCATGTGGCGTGCGTGGGAGAAGACGGTGGCGATCCTCGCCCCCGTGGTGTTCTTCGCGATCCTCCTGCTCTTCTCGCTGCCGGCATCCGTGACCGTCAGTTCGGGAGAGGTGCACGAGGTGTCGGGGGACGGCGCGGCGGAGGTGGCGACTCCGCTGATCCCGACCGCCTATGACTTCTCCTGGTCATCCCTCGTCCTGCTGCTGGTGCTGGTCATCCCGGCATCCGGCCTGTGGCTGCTGTGGCGGATGCGGGGGCGCACGGCGTCCTGA
- a CDS encoding polyphosphate kinase 2 family protein, which yields MGKHAWTTDPGETLRVGDGFRLSGVDPDATPGFDGGKKAGERLLAARREELGDLQERLFAGSRAGEAEGSVLLVLQAMDSAGKGGIVRHVVGGVDPQGVELASFGAPTTEELEHDFLWRVRKRLPRPGFIGVFDRSHYEDVLIGRVRELAPEDEIERRYGAINDFERGIAASGTRIVKVMLHISRDEQKQRLMERLDRPDKRWKYNPGDVDERRLWDQYMAAYQTVFDRTSVPDAPWHVVPADRKWYARLAVQELLIDALENLDPRWPAADFDVEEEKRRLADS from the coding sequence ATGGGAAAGCACGCATGGACGACCGACCCCGGTGAGACGCTGCGAGTGGGCGACGGCTTCCGCCTGAGCGGCGTGGATCCGGACGCCACTCCCGGCTTCGACGGCGGGAAGAAGGCCGGAGAGCGGCTTCTGGCCGCACGGCGGGAGGAGCTCGGCGACCTGCAGGAGCGACTGTTCGCCGGCTCCCGTGCGGGTGAAGCCGAGGGGTCCGTGCTGCTGGTGCTGCAGGCCATGGACTCCGCGGGCAAGGGCGGCATCGTCCGCCACGTCGTCGGCGGCGTCGATCCGCAGGGCGTGGAGCTCGCGTCCTTCGGCGCGCCGACGACGGAGGAGCTCGAGCACGACTTCCTCTGGCGCGTCCGCAAGAGGCTCCCGCGGCCCGGTTTCATCGGCGTGTTCGACCGGTCGCACTACGAGGACGTGCTCATCGGCCGTGTGCGCGAACTGGCTCCGGAGGACGAGATCGAGCGCCGCTACGGCGCCATCAACGACTTCGAGCGCGGCATCGCCGCATCCGGCACCCGCATCGTCAAGGTCATGCTGCACATCTCGCGCGACGAGCAGAAGCAGCGGCTGATGGAGCGGCTGGACCGCCCCGACAAGCGCTGGAAGTACAACCCCGGGGACGTCGACGAGCGGAGGCTGTGGGATCAGTACATGGCCGCGTACCAGACGGTGTTCGACCGGACCTCCGTGCCGGACGCGCCGTGGCACGTCGTGCCGGCGGACCGCAAGTGGTACGCGCGGCTGGCCGTGCAGGAGTTGCTGATCGACGCGCTCGAGAACCTCGATCCGCGGTGGCCGGCCGCCGATTTCGACGTCGAGGAGGAGAAGCGGCGCCTCGCTGACAGCTGA
- a CDS encoding FAD-dependent oxidoreductase, translating to MTKLKLAIVGAGPAGIYAADILLKAERKFDVAIDLFEQLPAPYGLVRYGVAPDHPRIKGIINALRNVIDHGDMRLFGNVRFGTDITLDDLKRHYNAVIFATGAARDSSLDIPGIDADHSFGAAEYVSWFDGHPDVPTEWNLDAESVGVIGNGNVALDVSRMLAKHADDLLETEIPDNVYQGLKASRITDVHVFGRRGPAQVKFTPLELRELGELRDVDMVVYDEDFDYDEASKQAVASNKQVMVIDRIMQSWRKLDSVNNTGGTASRRLHLHFWARPVEVKKDGNGRVAALVYERTKSDGAGGAVGTGELREVPIQGLYRAIGYFGSPLPGVPFDKKHGVIPNREGQVLEAKSNQRVPGIYTTGWIKRGPVGLIGHTKSDAMETVQHLINDQGSWWQPEDPSDDAILTLLTERGVKWTDLEGWHRLDAHEIALGTVHEHERERVKLVPRDEMVRVSRGE from the coding sequence TTGACGAAGCTCAAGCTGGCCATCGTCGGGGCGGGACCGGCGGGCATCTACGCCGCCGACATCCTGCTCAAGGCGGAGCGCAAGTTCGATGTCGCCATCGACCTGTTCGAACAGCTCCCCGCACCCTACGGGCTGGTCCGCTACGGGGTGGCTCCCGATCACCCGCGCATCAAGGGCATCATCAATGCACTGCGCAACGTGATCGACCACGGCGACATGCGTCTGTTCGGCAACGTGCGCTTCGGCACCGACATCACTCTCGACGACCTCAAGCGGCATTACAACGCGGTGATCTTCGCCACCGGAGCCGCGCGCGACTCCAGCCTGGACATCCCCGGCATCGACGCCGACCACTCCTTCGGCGCCGCGGAGTACGTCAGCTGGTTCGACGGGCATCCCGACGTGCCGACGGAATGGAATCTTGACGCGGAGTCCGTGGGCGTGATCGGCAACGGGAATGTCGCGCTGGACGTGTCGCGCATGCTGGCCAAGCATGCCGACGACCTGCTGGAGACCGAGATCCCCGACAACGTCTACCAGGGGCTGAAGGCGAGCAGGATCACGGATGTGCACGTGTTCGGCCGACGCGGGCCCGCGCAGGTGAAGTTCACCCCGCTCGAACTGCGCGAGCTCGGTGAGCTGCGCGACGTCGACATGGTGGTCTACGACGAGGACTTCGACTACGACGAGGCGTCGAAGCAGGCCGTGGCCAGCAACAAGCAGGTGATGGTCATCGACCGGATCATGCAGTCGTGGCGGAAGCTCGATTCGGTCAACAACACCGGCGGCACGGCATCCCGTCGACTGCACCTGCACTTCTGGGCTCGCCCTGTCGAGGTGAAGAAGGACGGGAACGGCCGTGTCGCGGCCCTCGTGTACGAGCGCACGAAATCCGACGGCGCGGGCGGCGCGGTCGGGACGGGAGAGCTGCGGGAAGTCCCCATCCAGGGTCTCTACCGCGCGATCGGCTACTTCGGATCCCCCCTGCCCGGCGTCCCCTTCGACAAGAAGCACGGCGTCATCCCCAACCGTGAGGGCCAGGTGCTGGAGGCGAAGTCGAACCAGCGCGTGCCGGGCATCTACACGACCGGCTGGATCAAACGGGGTCCGGTGGGACTGATCGGCCACACCAAGTCGGATGCCATGGAGACCGTGCAGCATCTCATCAATGACCAGGGCTCCTGGTGGCAGCCCGAGGACCCCTCCGACGACGCGATCCTCACGCTGCTGACCGAGCGCGGCGTGAAGTGGACGGACCTGGAGGGCTGGCACCGGCTGGATGCGCACGAGATCGCGCTGGGTACGGTGCACGAGCATGAGCGCGAGCGCGTGAAGCTCGTGCCGCGCGACGAGATGGTGCGCGTCTCGCGCGGGGAGTGA
- the rmuC gene encoding DNA recombination protein RmuC codes for MDTSLLVIVVAALVAALAGALGFVLGVQRGRGADAEVRAETTAARLRVTALEQDVAAARAETAARVQEERMLGDERIAEARRLGEAAVADARAQAQARLEQERAQHAERLEELRADQKRLADEFDALSRRALEANSKAFLQQAEERLKRSQSEGAAELQKRQDAVRQLIEPLQKTLETVKTEMTTAEKTRLEANAALTEQLLSMRRTSETLGAETRNLVNALRAPQVRGRWGELQLRRVVEAAGMVNHVDFDEQLHHVTDDGALRPDMVVHLAGDKRVVVDSKVAFNGYLEAMEATDDTVRAQRLQAHARHLRKHIDDLSAKEYWDAVAGSPEFVVMFVPAEPFLAAALDQDSTLYEYAFERNVVIATPSTLIALLRTVGHAWRQDQLAHEAQQIFTVGKELHKRLGTLGAHLAKLGRSLNSTVDAYNRFAGSLDRNVVTQARRFSALQGLEDVLTDTSPVEAQAVPPQKSDLYEDADDSEGRDAIESHDAIEGGRYAGADLGEITQRLD; via the coding sequence ATGGACACCTCGCTTCTCGTGATCGTCGTCGCGGCTCTCGTCGCGGCTCTCGCCGGCGCGCTCGGCTTCGTGCTCGGCGTGCAGCGCGGCCGTGGGGCGGATGCCGAGGTCCGTGCGGAGACGACGGCGGCGCGGCTGCGCGTCACGGCGCTGGAGCAGGACGTGGCGGCGGCGCGCGCGGAGACCGCCGCGCGCGTTCAGGAGGAGCGGATGCTCGGGGACGAGCGGATCGCAGAGGCCCGCAGACTCGGCGAGGCCGCCGTCGCGGACGCCCGCGCACAGGCGCAGGCGCGGTTGGAGCAGGAGCGCGCGCAGCACGCCGAGCGGCTGGAGGAGCTCCGAGCAGATCAGAAGCGGCTCGCCGACGAGTTCGACGCGCTGAGCAGACGTGCACTCGAGGCCAATTCGAAGGCGTTCCTGCAGCAGGCGGAGGAGCGCCTCAAGCGCAGCCAGAGCGAGGGCGCGGCCGAGTTGCAGAAGCGGCAGGACGCCGTGCGGCAGCTCATCGAGCCGCTGCAGAAGACCCTCGAGACGGTGAAGACCGAGATGACGACGGCGGAGAAAACGCGCCTGGAGGCCAACGCGGCGCTCACCGAGCAGCTGCTGTCCATGCGCCGGACATCCGAGACGCTGGGCGCGGAGACTCGAAACCTCGTGAACGCCCTACGCGCGCCGCAGGTGCGCGGTCGCTGGGGCGAGCTGCAGCTGCGGCGCGTCGTGGAGGCCGCGGGCATGGTCAACCACGTCGACTTCGACGAGCAGCTGCATCACGTGACCGACGACGGCGCGCTGCGTCCGGACATGGTCGTGCACCTGGCGGGCGACAAGCGCGTCGTGGTGGACTCCAAGGTGGCGTTCAACGGCTACCTGGAGGCCATGGAGGCCACCGACGACACCGTGCGGGCGCAGCGGTTGCAGGCGCACGCGCGCCACCTGCGCAAGCACATCGACGACCTGAGCGCCAAGGAGTACTGGGACGCCGTGGCGGGCTCCCCCGAGTTCGTGGTGATGTTCGTGCCCGCCGAGCCCTTCCTCGCCGCGGCGCTCGACCAGGACTCGACGCTGTACGAGTACGCCTTCGAGCGGAACGTCGTGATCGCCACCCCCTCGACCCTCATCGCCCTGCTGCGCACCGTGGGGCACGCGTGGCGGCAGGATCAGCTCGCACACGAGGCGCAGCAGATCTTCACGGTGGGCAAGGAGCTGCACAAGCGTCTGGGCACCCTCGGGGCGCATCTGGCCAAGCTCGGCAGGAGCTTGAACTCGACGGTCGACGCCTACAACCGCTTCGCCGGGTCCCTGGACCGCAATGTCGTCACGCAGGCACGCAGGTTCAGCGCCCTGCAGGGGCTCGAGGACGTGCTCACCGACACCTCCCCCGTCGAGGCGCAAGCCGTGCCCCCGCAGAAGTCCGACCTGTACGAGGACGCGGATGACTCCGAGGGCCGGGACGCCATCGAGAGCCACGACGCCATCGAGGGCGGACGGTATGCGGGTGCCGACCTCGGCGAGATCACGCAGCGCCTGGACTGA
- a CDS encoding demethylmenaquinone methyltransferase, which translates to MEPNRADLDRDPSHVSSMFDQVAAGYDRTNTVMTFGNDALWRAATTRAVAPRRGERILDLAAGTASSSASLAASGAQVVAADFSPGMLAEGRRRHGHLPNISFVEADATALPFGDDEFDAVTMSYGLRNVQQPKKALTELLRVTRPGGRLVINEFSTPPNRLFRRVYRFYNAQVLPRVARLAGTNGDAYDYLNESIRDWPDQRTLAGWIREAGWTEVAHRNLTFGIVALHRGRKPLS; encoded by the coding sequence ATGGAGCCGAACCGCGCCGACCTCGACAGAGACCCCTCGCACGTCAGCAGCATGTTCGACCAGGTCGCCGCCGGCTACGACCGCACCAACACCGTCATGACCTTCGGCAACGACGCGCTGTGGCGTGCGGCGACGACGCGCGCCGTGGCGCCGCGGCGCGGCGAGCGCATCCTCGACCTCGCGGCGGGCACGGCGTCCTCCTCGGCGTCCCTGGCGGCCTCGGGCGCGCAGGTCGTGGCCGCCGACTTCTCCCCCGGAATGCTGGCCGAGGGCAGGCGGCGGCACGGGCACCTGCCCAACATCTCGTTCGTGGAGGCGGATGCCACGGCGCTGCCCTTCGGCGATGACGAGTTCGACGCCGTCACGATGTCGTACGGTCTTCGCAACGTGCAGCAGCCGAAGAAGGCCCTCACCGAGCTTCTCCGGGTGACCAGGCCGGGTGGGCGTCTGGTGATCAACGAGTTCTCCACACCCCCGAACCGCCTGTTCCGCAGGGTGTACAGGTTCTACAACGCGCAGGTGCTGCCGCGGGTGGCGCGCCTGGCCGGGACCAACGGCGACGCCTACGACTACCTCAACGAGTCGATTCGGGACTGGCCGGACCAGAGGACGCTCGCGGGCTGGATCCGCGAAGCGGGGTGGACCGAGGTCGCGCACCGCAACCTCACATTCGGCATCGTCGCACTGCACCGAGGGCGCAAGCCGCTGTCCTGA